A region from the Arachis ipaensis cultivar K30076 chromosome B01, Araip1.1, whole genome shotgun sequence genome encodes:
- the LOC107634229 gene encoding probable LRR receptor-like serine/threonine-protein kinase At1g74360 → MTEKKTYSFCGFLLLSLFVLLSVEVIVGEDSLETDKQVLLELKAYLDSKTLEDHGNYVYWNRSTSPCEWPGIWCTHINGTTNRVVGIDLSGSEITGEIFNNFSMLTELTHLDLSQNTLFGDIPEDLRHCQKLIHLNISHNILAGELNLTGFRTLKTLDLSVNRLHGEIGVNLFAGACNALVTLNVSGNNLTGGIGGWLDQCPMLQNLDLSTNNLSGGLGNGFARLKEFSVAENHLSGNVLSEAFPLDCSLVELDLSLNGFVGEAPKGVANCKNLTILNLSSNNFSGGIPIEIGSISGLKGLYLGNNSFSRDIPQNLLNLANLVLLDLSRNNFGGEVQEIFGEFKQLSFLVLHSNHYTGGLISSGILKLPKVSQLDLSFNNFSGPLPVEITQMASLQFLMLSYNQFSGPIPAEFGNMAHLQALDLAYNNLNGSIPPSLGKMSSLLWLMLADNSLSGEIPPELGNCTSLLWLNLANNKLSGNLPPELSKIGRNAMTTFELNRKSEQILSGSSECLAMRRWMPADYPPFSFVYSILTRKNCRGLWYKLLTGNGIFPFCPPGASLSKPQISGYVQLSGNNLYGEIPSVIGTMVNFSMLHLGFNNFSGKFPAAMGTMSLVVLNITMNKFSGEIPSEVGNMRCLQNLDFSSNNFSGQFPTSLNSLTELNKFNISFNPLITGVVPSTGQFVTFDMNSYLGDPLLVLPNFIYNITGDKNTTLHKYHKKESKLSVFLGFAAITLAFMVFGLLTIIVCALRKSPLEDPGYLLREAKQSHDSSSSASSPWLSDTVKVIRLNKTAFTHDDILKATGNFSEDRIIGKGGFGTVYKGVFQDGRIVAVKKLQREGIEGEKEFRAEMEVLSGHGFGWPHPNLVTLYGWCLNGSEKILVYEYIEGGTLEDLITDRTSFTWRRRLEVAIDVAKALVYLHHECYPPIVHRDVKASNVLLEKDGKAKVTDFGLARVVDVGDSHVSTMVAGTVGYVAPEYGQTWQATTKGDVYSFGVLAMELATGRRAVDGGEESLVEWAWRVVGRGRLGRALPVSVMGSGLVGGAEEMSEVLRIGVKCTAEAPYVRPNMKEVLDMLIGIYYSKGYPSSHGIIV, encoded by the exons ATGACAGAGAAGAAAACATATTCTTTTTGTGGCTTCCTATTGCTTTCTCTCTTCGTCCTTCTTTCAG TTGAAGTTATTGTTGGTGAGGATTCTTTGGAAACTGATAAACAAGTTCTTTTGGAGTTGAAAGCATATCTTGATAGCAAAACACTTGAAGACCATGGAAATTATGTGTATTGGAACAGAAGCACTAGTCCATGTGAATGGCCAGGAATATGGTGCACCCACATCAATGGAACCACCAATAGGGTGGTTGGAATAGACCTCTCGGGCAGCGAAATCACCGGCGAGATTTTCAACAACTTCTCAATGCTAACTGAGCTGACACACCTTGATCTGTCTCAGAACACACTCTTCGGTGACATTCCTGAAGATCTAAGGCATTGCCAGAAGCTCATTCATCTCAACATCTCACATAACATTCTTGCTGGTGAGTTGAACTTGACAGGTTTCAGAACATTGAAGACTCTGGACTTGTCTGTGAATAGGCTTCATGGCGAGATTGGCGTGAATCTTTTCGCCGGCGCCTGCAATGCCTTGGTTACTCTCAATGTCTCAGGGAATAACTTGACTGGTGGAATTGGTGGCTGGCTTGATCAGTGTCCTATGCTGCAGAACTTGGATTTGAGCACAAACAATCTGAGTGGAGGATTAGGGAACGGTTTCGCCAGGCTGAAGGAGTTTTCGGTTGCAGAAAATCATCTCAGTGGGAATGTTTTATCAGAGGCATTTCCCCTGGATTGTAGCCTTGTGGAACTAGACCTTTCGCTGAATGGTTTCGTTGGCGAGGCGCCAAAGGGTGTTGCAAACTGCAAGAATCTAACAATTCTGAATCTTTCCAGCAACAATTTCTCTGGTGGAATCCCAATTGAGATAGGATCAATCTCAGGCCTAAAAGGATTGTACTTGGGGAACAATAGCTTCTCAAGAGATATACCTCAGAATCTTTTGAATCTTGCCAATTTGGTTCTTTTGGATTTGAGCAGAAACAATTTTGGTGGGGAAGTTCAAGAAATTTTTGGGGAATTTAAGCAACTGAGCTTTCTTGTGTTGCACTCAAATCACTACACTGGAGGATTGATTTCCTCAGGGATCCTTAAACTGCCAAAAGTTTCGCAATTAGATCTAAGCTTCAACAACTTTTCAGGTCCATTGCCTGTTGAGATCACTCAGATGGCAAGCCTTCAGTTCTTGATGTTGTCCTACAACCAGTTCAGCGGTCCAATTCCGGCCGAATTTGGAAACATGGCTCACCTTCAAGCACTAGACCTTGCCTACAACAATCTGAATGGTTCAATCCCACCAAGCCTTGGCAAAATGAGTTCCCTCTTATGGCTAATGCTGGCGGACAATTCGCTAAGCGGCGAAATCCCACCGGAGTTGGGAAACTGCACAAGCTTGTTATGGTTGAACCTTGCAAACAACAAGCTGAGTGGGAATTTGCCTCCTGAGTTGTCCAAGATTGGAAGGAATGCAATGACAACATTCGAATTGAATCGAAAAAGTGAGCAAATCCTTTCTGGCTCAAGTGAGTGCCTTGCAATGAGAAGATGGATGCCGGCAGATTATCCTCCATTCAGCTTTGTGTATAGTATCTTGACAAGGAAGAATTGTAGGGGACTCTGGTACAAACTCCTCACAGGAAATGGCATTTTCCCATTTTGCCCCCCAGGCGCCTCGCTTAGCAAGCCTCAGATATCAGGCTATGTTCAGCTGAGTGGGAACAATCTTTATGGAGAGATTCCTTCAGTGATTGGAACAATGGTGAATTTCAGCATGCTGCATTTGGGATTCAACAATTTCTCTGGAAAGTTCCCTGCTGCAATGGGTACTATGTCACTTGTGGTTTTAAACATCACCATGAACAAATTCTCAGGTGAAATTCCAAGTGAAGTTGGAAACATGAGATGCCTTCAGAATCTTGATTTTTCTTCCAACAATTTCTCAGGGCAATTTCCAACAAGTCTGAACAGTTTAACTGAGCTTAACAAGTTCAATATATCATTCAATCCCTTAATAACTGGTGTAGTTCCATCAACTGGACAATTTGTTACATTTGACATGAATTCATATCTAGGTGACCCTCTATTAGTCCTTCCAAACTTCATTTACAACATCACAGGTGATAAGAACACAACCTTGCACAAATACCATAAGAAGGAATCAAAGTTGTCTGTGTTCTTGGGTTTTGCAGCTATAACACTGGCTTTCATGGTGTTTGGTCTTCTTACAATTATAGTCTGCGCATTGAGGAAAAGTCCCTTGGAAGATCCTGGATACCTCTTGAGGGAAGCTAAACAATCTCATGATTCAAGCAGCTCTGCATCCTCACCATGGTTATCAGACACAGTTAAGGTAATCCGGTTAAACAAGACGGCTTTTACACACGACGATATCTTGAAGGCCACTGGAAACTTCTCAGAGGACAGGATCATAGGAAAAGGAGGATTCGGAACGGTTTACAAGGGAGTTTTTCAAGATGGAAGAATTGTTGCAGTGAAGAAGCTTCAAAGAGAAGGAATCGAAGGCGAAAAGGAGTTTAGAGCAGAAATGGAGGTTCTGAGTGGTCATGGATTTGGTTGGCCTCATCCAAACCTTGTCACGCTCTATGGATGGTGCTTAAATGGTTCAGAAAAGATACTAGTTTATGAGTACATAGAAGGTGGAACATTGGAGGATCTAATCACTGATAGAACAAGTTTTACATGGAGAAGAAGATTAGAAGTTGCAATTGATGTTGCAAAAGCACTAGTCTATTTGCACCATGAATGTTATCCGCCAATTGTTCATAGAGATGTTAAAGCTAGCAATGTGTTATTGGAAAAAGATGGAAAAGCAAAAGTCACAGATTTTGGATTAGCAAGAGTTGTTGATGTTGGAGATAGCCATGTTAGTACAATGGTGGCTGGAACAGTTGGTTATGTTGCACCAGAATATGGACAAACATGGCAGGCTACAACAAAAGGTGATGTGTATAGTTTTGGAGTGCTGGCTATGGAGTTGGCCACAGGGAGAAGAGCAGTGGATGGAGGTGAAGAGAGCTTGGTGGAGTGGGCGTGGCGTGTTGTCGGACGCGGACGGCTTGGCCGGGCCCTACCGGTTTCAGTGATGGGGTCAGGGCTTGTTGGTGGTGCAGAAGAGATGAGTGAAGTGCTTAGAATTGGTGTGAAGTGCACTGCTGAGGCACCATATGTTAGGCCTAATATGAAGGAGGTTCTTGATATGTTGATTGGGATATACTACTCCAAAGGTTATCCTTCAAGCCATGGAATCATTGTTTAG
- the LOC107619257 gene encoding dCTP pyrophosphatase 1 produces MEYPRRATRDVSLHELSKRLAEFSQVRGWDEYHSPRNLLLALVGEVGELSEIFQWKGEVGKGLPNWSSADKEHLEEELSDVLLYLVRLADVCGLDLGQAALAKIIKNAQKYPLVTNHNDHHHNPEPKLEKLNSE; encoded by the exons ATGGAGTACCCTCGCAGAGCAACAAGAGATGTTTCTCTTCATGAACTCAGCAAAAGGCTTGCTGAGTTTTCTCAAGTGAGAGGATGGGATGAATATCACAGTCCAAGAAATCTCCTTTTGGCTCTT GTCGGAGAGGTGGGAGAACTATCAGAGATATTCCAATGGAAAGGAGAAGTAGGAAAGGGATTACCAAATTGGAGTTCAGCTGATAAGGAGCACTTAGAAGAAGAGCTTTCAGATGTTCTGCTCTACCTTGTTCGTCTTGCTGATGTTTGTGGCCTTGATCTTGGTCAAGCAGCTCTTGCAAAAATaatcaagaatgctcaaaaatacCCTCTTGTTACTAATCATAATGATCATCACCACAACCCTGAACCCAAATTAGAAAAGTTAAATTCTGAGTAA